The sequence below is a genomic window from Brooklawnia cerclae.
GGCGTACTGGCTCGTCTCGCGACCATCACCGGGGCGAACGCGACGAACATCACCCACGTGCTCGTCTATCGCAGTCATCTCGATCGAAGTCTGGTCCTGCTGGGGGTGAACACGCTCAACACGGACGACCTGGAGCGTCAACTGGCCGCCTCCGGCTTCACCGTGCGCTACCGGACCACGACCCAATGAGCACCGCGAAGACGGCTCACGGACGAGGGCGACGGCTCAGGGGCGCCGCCGCGGTGCTGCTTGGGGCGGCCTTCCTCACCGCGTGCGGGGCGAGCTCCGGAGAACTGGTCACCTCGAGCGACGTGATCCGGATCGGAGTGGCTCATGAGCTGTCCGGCTGGGCCGCCGGCTACGGAACCGACAGCCTCAGGGGGATCGAACTCGCCGTCGAGCAGGTCAACGCGGCGGGCGGGGTACGGGGCAAGCAGATCGAGCTCATCACCCACGACACGCTGTCCGACCCCGCCAAGGCCATGACCATGACGACGCGCCTGATGATGCAGGAGCGAGTGGTGGCGGTCATCGGGCCCACGACCTCGGTGAGCGCCGAGGCGACGAAGGCCGTAGCTGGCATCCACGAGGTGCCGCTCATCTTCGGGTCGGCCACCCAGGACTCCCTCACCGACAACGGCTCGGGGACCCGGCCGTACGTCTTCCGCACCTGCTTCAGCAGTTCGTCCCAGGCATCCGCGATGGCGACCTATGCCCGCCGGAACCTCGGTGCGACCAACGCGGCCGTCTTCGTCGACGATCGTCTCACCTACACCAGGGAGTTGACGGCCTCGTTCCGGGACGCGTTCGTCGCCGCTGGGGGAGCGGTCGTGGCCGAGGAACCGTTCACGCCCGGTGCCACCGACTACGGCGAACTCCTGTCCAGGCTCCAGGGCAAGCAGTACGAGGTGATCTACCTGCCCGGCTATCCCGACGAGGCGGGCCAGATCATCCGCCGTGCCCGTGAGCAGGGGATATCCCAGCCCATCCTGGGTGCCGACGCCTATGAGAGCCCGGCACTGGGCAATGCCGCGGGAGCGCTCGACAACGTCCACTACACGACCCACTTCACCGCGCTCGACACCGCGAACGCCCAGGTGCAGCCGTTCCTGGACGCGTACCGGACGAAGTACCAGGCTGAGCCGAGTTCCTTCAGCGCTCAGGGCTACGACACCCTCAACGTCGTCGTGCGGGCCATCCGCCGCGCCGAAGAGGTCAGCGGGGTCTTGGTCGGTGCCGCGATGGCCGACCTGGGAGACTTCGCCGGGGTCACGGGATCCTTCGGTATGCCGGCCAGCCATGATCCCGCGAAGTCGGTGGTGGTGGTCTCGCTGCGCGACGGCGCCGTGTCCGGGGTGGAGCGGATCTCCGCCTGAGCCGGGGCAGCGTACACCGGAAGGGGTCAGACGTACCGACGCGCGGCCTCGCCGGCTTGATACCCGTAGCCGGACCCGAACAACTGGGCGTGGACGAGCAGCGGGTGCAGTTGGTGGAGCAGGATCCTGGACGGCCAGCCTGCGTCGAGGCCCGCGGCTTCGGCATAGGCGGCCTGCACGCGCGACAGCATCGGGACCCCGAACAGTGCCAGCATGGCCAGGTCCGTCTCGCCATGACCACCGTGTGCGGCCGGATCGATGACGACCCCGCCGCGTGTGGTGAAGATGACGTTGCCCGCCCACAGGTCGCCGTGGATGCGGGCAGGCGGGCGTCCATCGTCGAAGTCGCCGTCGACGAGTCGCTCGCACACGCGCTCCACCGCGGCCAGATCGGTGGGGGACAGCGACCCCTGGTCGTGGGCGGCCTTCGCATGCGGCAGGAGCCGGAGTTCGGCGTAGAACTCGCCCCACCGCGCATAGTGACCCAGTGGAAGCCGCGCGTGCCCGATCCAGCCGGGCGTGGCATCGTCCCACTCGTCCGGGCCGGTACCGAACGCATCGGCGCCTGCGGCATGAGTGGCCCACAGCCGGCGTCCGAAGTCCTCGGCGACCGGCGCGGTGACCGGGACGGGGGTGAGCCTTTCCTCCGTCAGATGCCCGTCACCCCATTCGACGACGGGGACGACCAGCGCGCCCCTCGCTGCCCTGAGCCAGGACAGCCCGCGCGCCTCCCATTCGATGGCCGGACCGCTGTCGCGTTTGACGAAGGTCGTGGTCATGTGCTCATCGTCGCACGAAGCGTCTCGTCAGGATGCACTTCATTCTCACGATGCACCACGGTCCATCCACACGGTGCCGGTGTCGTTCGCGCGCGACCGCCCGGACAGCAACTCGACGAACAGCGCATCGGCACCGGCCAGGACGCCGGGATCGTCGGGGACGGCGACGGTGAGTGTGGCGCCGTCCGCGAGGTAGTCGGTTGTGACGACGTCGAACCCGTGCGAGCGGATCGAGGACTCCAGGCGTCCGGCATCAGCGAACGAGACAGGCAGGGCGAGCAGCCTCATGCGCACACGTTCCACGAGCACAGCGCGATCCAGAGTGCCGGCGGCGGCGTCCGAGTACGCCTGCACCAGGCCGCCGACGCCGAGCTTGATCCCCCCGAAGTACCGGACCACCGCGACGACGACGTCCGACAGCTCGCACACACCCGGTGCGGTCTGGCGAGCCAGAACGGCCTTGAGAATCGGGACTCCGGCGCTGCCGCCGGGCTCGCCGTCGTCGCTGGAGCGCTGGATCTCGCGATCAGGCCCCAGGACGAAGGCGTGGCATACGTGCCGAGCCTCCCGGTGGGCGCGCCTGGTCTCGGCGACGAACGCTCGCGCCTGTTCCTCGGTGGTCACCCGGGCGGCGAACCCGAGGAACCGCGAGCGCTTGATCGTCGACTCCGTCGACGGCAGGTCGCCGGCGCGGGGCACCACGTAGCGGTTGGTGCGTGCGTCCGGCATACGGCGCAGTCTACGGGTGTCGTATGCAAGGACGACTCCGGTTCCCGACCGTGCCGGCGACCGGTACGCCGCACACGGCCTCAGCGCAGCGGCGGGATCTCGACGGCCGCGGCCTCGTCCAGGATGGCCTGGACGACGGCGACCTGATCAGGCGTGATCGCGGTGGCCGGGGCCAGCGTGTCCGCGGGGTAGTCGATGCCCTTCAGACGGACGGCGATGCGCACACCGCCCAGCACATGCTCCGGAATCGCCGGGTAGAGCCGCGACAGCACGTTGACGCGCTGGTAGTACCCGGCGACGGCGGCGAGGTCGCCCGCCTCGTAGGCGCGGTGGATGGAGACGAAGAGCTCCGGCTCGACGTTCGTGAGCGCCCCGAGGATGCCGTTGCCACCGTAGAGGCGGTTGAGGAGGTAGTGCTCGTCGGTGCCGGACAGCACTGCGACGTCGGGGCGGACGCGTCGCACCGCGGCGATCACCTGACGGGTGTGCCCCGGCACGTCGACGGTGTCCTTGACCGCGACGATGTTCGGGTGGCGCTCGACGAGCCCCGCGGCGGCCTCGGGGGTGATGTCGAACCCGGTGGGCAGGGGATTGTTGTAGAGCCAGATCGGGGCGTCGACGGCGTCGGCTATACCGCCGAAATGGCGCTCGATCGCCTCGCCCTTCGGGGGGAAGAAATAGGGAGCGATGACGACCAGTGCAGAGGCTCCGCGTCCGGCCGCGTATTCGGCGAGTTCCAGGGTCTCGGAGAGCACGGGGCTGGCGACGCCGACGAGCGTCAGGGATCGCCCGGCGATCCGGTCGATGCCGAAGTCGATGATGTCGGTCTTCATGGAGTGGGGGATGGCGTAGAACTCGCCCGCGGTCCCCAACAGGAAGATGCCATCGATTCCGGCATTCACAAGGTGGTCAAGATGCTGTCCCCAGGATTCGAAGTCGAAGTCACCGTCGTTGGTGAACATCGAGATCGCCGGGGTGAAGATTCCACTCGGCATGGTGCGAACGCTACAGGATCGACGACCGCGCGTGGGAAGCGGCCCGCCCAACGGGCACCAATGCGTCGCGAGATGCGATTGGTGCCGCGATGTTGTCAGCTGGTGCCGATACGGTGTGTTCCATCGCGCGACATGGAGGTCATGAAAGGTGTTGCTGGAAGAACTCGCATCGGGTCTGCGTCTTGATGGGCTGATCCCTGGTGAGGTTGTCACGGTCATTCAAGCCCAGCCCTATGGCACCGGCGCTGTCGAACTCACCTACAGGACATCGGCCGGTGGCCTAGACAGCCAGATGGTCTTCCGCAGGGATGCGGACGGCTTGTCGGTCGCCCACGGTGCGGGCAGGCCGTTCGATGCCGATGCGGGCGACTTCAAACTGGTCGCCGAGGCCCAGCGCATCAGACTCGCGGGCCTGTTCGACCCCATGCTGGCGGTGGCAACCTCCGATGTACAGCCTCTGCCGCATCAGATCAGTGCCGTCTACGAGAAGATGCTGCCGCGCATGCCCCTGAGGTTTCTGCTGGCCGACGATCCCGGCGCCGGCAAGACGATCATGGCTGGTCTGTACATCAAGGAGTTGTTGCTGCGTGACGACGTGCGGCGCGCGCTCATCGTCGCGCCCGGCGGGCTGGTCGAGCAGTGGCAGGACGAACTGTTCCTGAAATTCGGGTTGCATTTCGACCTGCTGACCACTCAGCTGGCCGACGCGAACATCAACACCGACGTGTTCGAGCGGTATCCACTGCTCATCGCGCGGATGGATCAGCTAGCGCGGAACGTCGATCTGCAGGCCCAACTCAGGCAGACCGAGTGGGATCTGGTGGTGGTCGACGAGGCCCACCGCATGGGCGCGCACTACTTCGGCAACAAACTCGAGAAGACCAAGCGCTTCCAGCTCGGCGAGTTGCTCGGCAGCATCACGCGGCATCTGCTGCTCATGACGGCCACACCGCACTCGGGCAAGGAGGAGGACTTCCAGCTGTTCCTTTCGCTGCTCGACCGTGACCGGTTCGAGGGCAGGCACAAACAGGCCGTCGACACCGGCGACATCATGCGGCGCATGGTCAAGGAGGATCTGCTGACGTTCGACGGTCATAGGCTGTTCCCCGAGCGCATCGCCGAGACGGTTCCGTACGAGCTGACGGAGATGGAGTACGACCTGTACGACCAGGTCAGTGCCTACGTACGTGAGGGCATGAACAGGGCCGAGCGCCTCAACCCGAATCGCCGCAATACCGTCGGTTTCGCGCTCACAGTGCTGCAGCGGCGGCTCGCGTCCAGCCCCGAGGCGATCTACCAGTCGTTGGTCAGGCGCACTAAACGGCTGCGGCGGCGCCGGGACGACATCATCGCGGGCAGGCATGCCGAGCCCGAGGCAGACGTCGACCCCGAGGCGTTTGATGCCGACGAATACGACGCGGAACAGGTCGAACAGATCGAGGACGAGCTCGTCGATGCGGCGACCGCGGCTCAGACCGTCGCAGAACTCGACAAGGAACTGATCGACCTGGATGAGCTGACGGGGCTCGCCAGGCGGGTGCGCGACGCGGGCACCGATCGGAAATGGACCGAGCTGAGCCGCATCCTGCAGGATCACGCCCTGACCACCGACGCCAGGGGAGTGCCTCGCAAACTTATCGTCTTCAGCGAGCACCGCGACACCCTCAACTACCTCGCCCACCGGATTCGGGTCCTGCTGGGGCGCCCCGAGGCGGTGCAGACGATCCACGGCGGGGTGCGCCGTGCCGAGCGGCGCCGGATCACCGAGGAGTTCACCAAGAACCCCGACGTGCAGATTCTCATCGCCACCGACGCCGCCGGGGAAGGCCTGAACCTCCAAGCCGCGCACCTGATGGTGAACTACGACCTGCCGTGGAACCCCAACCGCATCGAGCAGAGGTTCGGGCGCATCCATCGCATCGGGCAGACCGAGGTGTGTTACTTGTGGAATCTGGTCGCCACCAACACCCGCGAGGGCGACGTGTTCACCTGCCTGCTCGGCAAGCTCGACGAGATGCGCCGTGCCTACGGTGGCAAGGTGTTCGACGTCCTCGGGGAGGCTTTCGAGAACAAGCCTCTGCGCGACCTGCTGATGGAGGCCGTGCAATACGGCGAGCGGCCCGAGACGCGCGCGAGGATGCGCGAGCTGATCGACGCCAGGGTGGGGGACGGGATGAAGGAGCTCCTCGACAAGCGCGCACTGGCCAACGATCATCTGGCGACCGCCGACCTGGAGCTACTGAAGGCCGCGATGGACGAGGCCAGGGCCCGGCGCCTGCAACCTCACTACATCGAGTTGGCCTTCCGTGCCGCGTTCACACGGCTTGGCGGGCGCATCGTCCGTCGCGAACAGGGACGCTATGAGATCACCAACGTGCCCTCAGCGATACGAGCGAGCCGGTTCGGGCCGATCGCGACGAAGTACGAACGTGTCGCGTTCGACCTGGCACGGGTCGAGCCGGACGGGCTGACGCGTGCCGATCTGCTCGCTCCCGGCCATCCGCTGCACGACGCGGTGATGGAGCTGGTCGATCAGCGGTTCGCGGGCGTCCTGAACGCCGGCACGGTGCTCGTGTCGGCGGAGCTCGACCGGCCGCACCTGCTGGTGGGAGCCGTGGAGGAGATCACTGACGCGACCGGTGCGAGCGTGAGCCGCCGGTTCGGGTACGCGTTCGCCGACGCGGACGGCACAGTCACCGCTGCGGGCCCCGCGCCCTATCTCGACTGCGTGGCCGCGCCCGATATCCCGGTCACCCGCGCCGCGAGGCAGCAGGATTGGCTGGCTGAGGCCGAAGACCGAGCCAAGAGCTGGATCGTCGTGCACCATCTGCCGGAGTATCTCGGCGAGGTGCTGCCTCGCCGCGCGGCCCAGCTCGCGAAGACCCGCGAGCTGGTGACTCGGCGCCTCGAACGAGAGCGCGACCGCCTGACACTCGAAGCGGTCGTCGCGGGCCAGAAGGAGCGAGCGGGAGAGAAGGTACCGGAGTCGTCGGACAGCCTGAACCGGAAGGCAGCCGAACTCGACGGCCGATTGCGTACCCGGCTCGCTCAACTCGACCAGCAGGAGCGGATGTCGACGAAACCTCCGCGTGTGACCGCGGCGGCGCTGGTGCTGCCTCTGTCGATGGTCGAGGATGCCGTGCCGACCGCGGCTCCGATGCACGCGAAGGAGACCAAGCAGGTGGAGCGTCGTGGCGTTGACCTGGTGCTCGAATGCGAGCGGAGACTGGGACGATCCCCCGCCGAGCAGGATTTCGCCAACCCCGGGTTCGACATCTTGTCGTCCACGCCGACGGGGGAGACCTACCGTATCGAGGTGAAGGCGCGCATCGATGGGGCGACCGACTTCTTCGTCACGCACAACGAGGTCATGACAGGTAAGAACGCGGTTCCGCGATACCGGCTGGCTCTCGTCCGGGTCGATCCGCGAGGCCCACGCTATGACGAGGTGCGCTACCTGGACGATCCGTTCGCCACCACCGACCTCGGTGGTTTCGAGGCCACGGGTATCCGGGGCGACTGGGCCAAGACGTGGGCAAAGGGGCATGAGCCGTTCTGAGGGGCGGGCATCTGCATATCCGGATGAGGGCGCTATTGCTGAGCGGTGAGCATCGTGCGTCGGCGACGACTCGGTGAGTCCGCCCGGTCGCGGCGGCTCAGAGTGGCCAGTGGCGCTAAGTTGAGTGACGGTAACAAGCGCCAATGAGGTGCGTGGAGTGGATGGGGGAGCACAGCGGTGCCGAAACGCAAGCTGATCGAGGTGGCGCTGCCGCTGGAAGCCATCAACCGGGAGTCGGCACGTGAGAAGTCGATCCGGCATGGGCATCCGTCCACGCTGCACTTGTGGTGGGCGCGGCGTCCTCTCGCGGCCGCGCGGGCGGTGCTGTTCGCGCAGCTCGTGGACGATCCCAGCTCGCACCCCGACCAGTTCGGGACCGAGCGCGCTCAGCGCGCCGAACGGGAGCGGCTGCACGGCATCATCGAGCGACTGGTCAACTGGGACAACGTGCGTGACGAGAACCTGTTCGCTCAGGCCCACGAGGAGATCCTGAAGTCGACCGACGGCAAACCGCCGGCAATCCTCGATCCGTTCGCGGGGGGGGGGTCTATCCCTTTGGAGGCCCAACGTCTGGGCCTCGAGGCGCACGCGTCTGATCTGAACCCGGTCTCCGTCCTCATCAACAAGGCCCTGATCGAGTTACCGCCGAAGTTCCGCGATCTGCCGCCGGTGTTCCCGGGTGTCGCCGACACTCGTGCGGCGTGGCGGGGAGCCGAGGGACTGGCGGCCGACGTGCGCGCCTTTGGCGAATGGATGCGCGATCAGGCCGATGCGCGCATCGGGCACCTGTACCCGAAGGCAACACTCCGGTCCTCTGGATCGTCGGCTGAGCCTGTCGAGGCCACCGTGATCGCCTGGATCTGGGCCCGCACCGTCGCCTGCCCGAACCCGGCCTGCGGTATCGAGATGCCACTTGTGCGCTCGTGGTGGCTCGGCAAGAAGAAGGGCAAGGAGGCCTACATCGTCCCGTCGATCGTCGGGGACCCGACCCATCCGTCAGGACGACGGGTTCGGTTCGGCATCGGGCACGGCGCGGCTGAGGCTCCTACGCCCGCCACCGATGGCACCGTCGACCGGAGGGGAGCCCGGTGCGTCGCCTGTCAGACAGCAGTGCCGCTGGACTATGTGCGCGCCGAGGGACGCGCCGGACGCATGGGGCAGCAGCTCATGGCGGTGGTTGCCGAGGGGACGCGGAGCCGGGTGTATCTAGCGCCGTCGGACGAGCAGGTGAGGGCTGCTGCGGTTGTGCGCCCGGCGGATGTACCAACGGCGGTGCTTCCGAAAGAGGCACTCGGGTTCCGCGTTCAGTCATATGGCATGACGCATTGGGCAGACCTCTTCACCAACCGGCAACTCGTCGCGCTCACGACGTTCAGCGACCTCGTCGGCGAGGCACGGCAGAAGGTGCTGGACGATGGCGCGTCAACTGAGTACGCGGACGCAGTTGCCACGTACTTGGCGATGGCGTTGAGCCGCACTCTCAACAAGTCATCCTCGATCTGTTCGTGGGACAGCAGCACCAAAATGGAGGCGGTACGTGGGGTGTTTGCCCGCCAAGCCATTCCAATGACGTGGGATATCGCCGAGGCCAACGTACTAGGCCACTCTTCGGGTGGGCTTCTCGAAGACATTGGGTGGGTATACCGATCGATTGCACTGGTGCCCGCGCACGGGATAGGCGGCTTCGCCGCGCAAGAGGATGCCGCACAATGCCAATATTCAGGCAGAGTGCTGAGCACCGATCCCCCCTACTACGACAACATCGGCTACTCCGACCTGTCCGATTTCTTCTACGTCTGGCTACGTCGATCGCTGAGACCGATCTATCCCGACCTGTTGTCGACGATGCTCGTCCCGAAGGCTGAGGAACTCGTGGCGAACCCCTATCGTCACGACGGCAGGGAGGGGGCGAAGGAGTTCTTCGAAGACGGTTTCCGTACGGTATTCGCCCATGCCCGGAAGTCGGCGTCGACCGATTTCCCGATTACCGTCTATTACGCCTTCAAACAGAGCGAGTCGGACAGCGGGGGCCAGGTATCGACCGGTTGGGAAACCTTGCTGGAAGGGATGATCCGGTCAGGTTGGGCGATCACTTCAACGTGGCCGCTGCGTAGCGAACTCGGTAACCGGATGCTGGCCAAGGACACCAACGCTCTGGCGTCGTCCATCGTGCTGTCGCTGCGTCCCCGCCCGGACGATGCCCCGGTCACCGACCGCAGAGGTTTCATCGCCGCGCTCGAGTCCGAGCTTCCCGATGCGCTTCGCAAGCTCCAGCAGGGCCGGATCGCGCCGGTTGATCTTCCGCAGGCGGCCATCGGCCCGGGCATGGCGGTGTTCAGCCGGTACGCGGGGGTGCTGGAGCCCGACGGCCACAAGATGACGGTCCGTTCGGCGCTCGCGCGTATCAACGAGATTCTCGACCAGGTGCTCAGTGAGCAGGAGGGTGACTACGACCCGACGACGCGTTTCGCGATCGCCTGGTACCGGCAGCACGGCTACGGCGTCGGCCGGTTCGGCGATGCGGACAACCTCGCTCGCGCGCGGAACACCAGCGTCGATGCACTCGACCGCGACGGCCTGATCGTCTCTCGCGCGGGCAGGGTCAACCTGATCCGGCCCGCCGACCTGAGTTGGAACTACGACCCGGCCACCGACCCGCACACAAGCAACTGGGAGGCCCTGCATCACCTCGTCAAGGTGCTGGAGCGCGACGGCATCGCCCCCGCGGGCGACTTCCTGCGTGCCGAACTCGACCGAAGCGACGGGGCAGTGGACGCCGACCTGGTCAAGGAGCTTGCGCACCTGCTGTTCCGCGTCGCTGAAGCCAACGGGTGGACGAAGAACGCGCTCAGCTTCAACTCGCTGGTGACGAGCTGGCCCGACATCGTGGACGTCGCGCGTGCCAAGCCGAACGTGGCAGACGAGGAAGAGCCCCAGGATGCCCTCGACTTCGACGAAGAGGAGAACTGACATGGCCCTGAGCAATCGCGACCGCGTGGATCGTATGTTCCAGCTCACGGCACCGGCACTCGACGACTTCATCTCGTCGGTGATCGGCCAGGAAGACAAGGTACTGGGAGCGCAGTGGGTGACGCTGGTCCAGGCCAAGGATGCCAAGAACGGGGTTCCGGCCACCAAATCGTACGATCCGCTCGACCCGCAGGTGCAATTCCGTATACTCACCGAGAGCAACATCACCGGGGGCTACCGACACGGGTGGTATCCGTTCGATCCGGTCCTGGACAAGGCGGGCAAGGCCTACGCGAGCGAACTGCGAGAGGTCCGCAACAGATGGGCGCACGACTTGGGGCGCAACGTCGCGTTCACCGACGACGATGCCTACCGTGCCCTCGACACTGCCGAGCGGCTTCTCAAGCTGATCGGCTCGGCCGACGTCGCCGAACAGGTGCGGATGATCCGGCTGAACCTGCGACGTGTGACCGCCGACAAAGACGACAAGAAGGTGCTCAAGGCGGCGGTCGACACCCCCAGGGTCGCCGGGCTGCGGCCCTGGCGAGAGGTGCTTCCACCGCACGACGACGTCGCGACCGGCAACTTCGCGGCCTCCGAGTTCGCGGCCGATCTGCATCGCGTCGCGTTCGGCCGCGAACAGGACGCCGACTACTCCGACCCGATCGAGTTCTTCCAGCGCACCTATCTCACCGAGGGACTGTCCGATCTCATCGGACGAGCTGTCCGGCGCCTGGCCGGAGACGACAACGCGCCGCCGGTCATCAACCTGCAGACCAACTTCGGCGGCGGCAAGACGCACTCGATGCTGTCACTGTGGCATGTAGCCGCGGGGCTACCGATAGGATCCTTCCCCCAAGAGACCCAGGAGCTGCTGGCGGCGAACGGGTACACCGGCACGAAAGTCAACAGGGTCGCGATCGTCGGCAACCACTTCAGCCCGTCCGGGGTGGTGAAGGACGACGGCACCCGCGTCAACACGATGTGGGGCGAACTCGCCTGGCAACTCGGTGGCCGGGATGCTTTCGCGCTGGTGGCCAAGTCGGACGCCGATCGCACCCATCCTGGTGCGGCGCTGTACGACCTGCTGGCCGCATACGCGCCCGCCGTGATCCTCATCGACGAATGGGTCGCCTACGCGCGCTCGCTGGTGGGCCGCGACGACCTCGCGGGGGGCACGTTCGACGACCAGTTCACGTTCGCCCAGACACTCACCGAAGCCGCCAAGGCAACATCGGGAATCCTGCTGGCGATCTCGATCCCGGCGTCCGAGAGTGGGGCTGATCTCGACCGGATCATCGCCGGAAACGCCGAGGAGGTCGGGGGAGCCAACGGGCTGGAGGCGCTCAAGCGGCTGCAGAACGTGGTGCGGCGGGTCGCCGACCAATGGCGATCGGCCTCGCCCGACGAGTCGTACCACATCGTCAAGCAGCGTCTGTTCAAACAACCCGATGCCGCCGCGCTCGCCGAGATCGGGGCAACTGCGCGCGAGTTCGTCGACATGTACCGCAAGTTCTCCGACGACTTCCCTCGCGAATCGCGGGACGCTGCCTACGGGGAGCGGATCAAGCGCACCTACCCGATTCACCCGGAACTGTTCGACAGGCTGTACGAGGAGTGGTCGTCACTGGAACGGTTCCAGCGAACCAGGGGAGTGCTGCGCCTGATGAGCACCGTCATCCATGAGCTGTGGGCCGGCCAGGACGCGTCCCCGCTGATCATGCCTGGGTCGATTCCGCTGGCCACGGCCAATGTCAACGCCGAACTCACGCAATACCTCCAGGATTCGTGGAAGGCGATCATCGACGCCGATGTGGATGGGCCGGCCTCCGAGCCTGTGCGCATCGACGGCGAGAAACCGGCGCTGGGGCAGCGGTCGCTCACCAAGCGGCTGGCCCGCACGGTGTTCTTCGGCGCGGCACCGACGATCGGATCGGCCCACAAAGGGCTGGAGACACAACGCGTGTTCCTGGGCACGGCGATTCCCGGCGATGTGCTCGGCAACTTCCACTCGGCACTGACGCAGTTGTCGGACCGCGCGACGTACTTCTACGGGGGCTCGGGCAAGTACTGGTACGACCTGCAGGCCAACATCACGCGCACCGCTCGGGACCAGGCCGAGCGTTTGCACAAGGAGGATGTCTGGGCGGAGATCGTCGCCCGTCTTCAGGGGCAGGGACGCATCCGCGGCGACTTCGCAGGCGTCCACGTGTGCCCCGAGACCAATGCGGACATCCCTGACATTGATGAGGCCCGCTTGGTGATCCTGCATCCGAAGGTCGCGCACAGGCGCGGCCAGGAATCGCCGGCCAAGGATTTCGCGCGGGACGCGACGGAACGGCGGGGGAGTGCCAACCGCGTCCACCGCAACATGCTCGTCTTCCTCGCCGCCGATGAGGCGAGACTGGACGAACTGAACGCCGCGACCCGGGACTATCTCGGGTGGGCACACGTGCTGGACAACCAGGTCGACCTCGATCTGACGAAGAATCAGATCAACCAGGCCGCTCAGCGTCAGGAACAGGCTGACAAGACCGTCGCCTCGCGCCTCATGCAAACCTTCGTATGGGCGCTCGTGCCGGCTCAGCCCGATCCGGGTGCGCCGTTCGTCATCCGGGAGACCAAGGTGGAAGGGCAATCGACGGGGTTGGCCGAGCGAGTCTCCCGCAGGCTCGGCGGGGATGGCGATCTCGCCATCAGGCAGGCGGCCA
It includes:
- a CDS encoding DUF1156 domain-containing protein, which encodes MPKRKLIEVALPLEAINRESAREKSIRHGHPSTLHLWWARRPLAAARAVLFAQLVDDPSSHPDQFGTERAQRAERERLHGIIERLVNWDNVRDENLFAQAHEEILKSTDGKPPAILDPFAGGGSIPLEAQRLGLEAHASDLNPVSVLINKALIELPPKFRDLPPVFPGVADTRAAWRGAEGLAADVRAFGEWMRDQADARIGHLYPKATLRSSGSSAEPVEATVIAWIWARTVACPNPACGIEMPLVRSWWLGKKKGKEAYIVPSIVGDPTHPSGRRVRFGIGHGAAEAPTPATDGTVDRRGARCVACQTAVPLDYVRAEGRAGRMGQQLMAVVAEGTRSRVYLAPSDEQVRAAAVVRPADVPTAVLPKEALGFRVQSYGMTHWADLFTNRQLVALTTFSDLVGEARQKVLDDGASTEYADAVATYLAMALSRTLNKSSSICSWDSSTKMEAVRGVFARQAIPMTWDIAEANVLGHSSGGLLEDIGWVYRSIALVPAHGIGGFAAQEDAAQCQYSGRVLSTDPPYYDNIGYSDLSDFFYVWLRRSLRPIYPDLLSTMLVPKAEELVANPYRHDGREGAKEFFEDGFRTVFAHARKSASTDFPITVYYAFKQSESDSGGQVSTGWETLLEGMIRSGWAITSTWPLRSELGNRMLAKDTNALASSIVLSLRPRPDDAPVTDRRGFIAALESELPDALRKLQQGRIAPVDLPQAAIGPGMAVFSRYAGVLEPDGHKMTVRSALARINEILDQVLSEQEGDYDPTTRFAIAWYRQHGYGVGRFGDADNLARARNTSVDALDRDGLIVSRAGRVNLIRPADLSWNYDPATDPHTSNWEALHHLVKVLERDGIAPAGDFLRAELDRSDGAVDADLVKELAHLLFRVAEANGWTKNALSFNSLVTSWPDIVDVARAKPNVADEEEPQDALDFDEEEN
- a CDS encoding Swt1 family HEPN domain-containing protein, whose protein sequence is MALSNRDRVDRMFQLTAPALDDFISSVIGQEDKVLGAQWVTLVQAKDAKNGVPATKSYDPLDPQVQFRILTESNITGGYRHGWYPFDPVLDKAGKAYASELREVRNRWAHDLGRNVAFTDDDAYRALDTAERLLKLIGSADVAEQVRMIRLNLRRVTADKDDKKVLKAAVDTPRVAGLRPWREVLPPHDDVATGNFAASEFAADLHRVAFGREQDADYSDPIEFFQRTYLTEGLSDLIGRAVRRLAGDDNAPPVINLQTNFGGGKTHSMLSLWHVAAGLPIGSFPQETQELLAANGYTGTKVNRVAIVGNHFSPSGVVKDDGTRVNTMWGELAWQLGGRDAFALVAKSDADRTHPGAALYDLLAAYAPAVILIDEWVAYARSLVGRDDLAGGTFDDQFTFAQTLTEAAKATSGILLAISIPASESGADLDRIIAGNAEEVGGANGLEALKRLQNVVRRVADQWRSASPDESYHIVKQRLFKQPDAAALAEIGATAREFVDMYRKFSDDFPRESRDAAYGERIKRTYPIHPELFDRLYEEWSSLERFQRTRGVLRLMSTVIHELWAGQDASPLIMPGSIPLATANVNAELTQYLQDSWKAIIDADVDGPASEPVRIDGEKPALGQRSLTKRLARTVFFGAAPTIGSAHKGLETQRVFLGTAIPGDVLGNFHSALTQLSDRATYFYGGSGKYWYDLQANITRTARDQAERLHKEDVWAEIVARLQGQGRIRGDFAGVHVCPETNADIPDIDEARLVILHPKVAHRRGQESPAKDFARDATERRGSANRVHRNMLVFLAADEARLDELNAATRDYLGWAHVLDNQVDLDLTKNQINQAAQRQEQADKTVASRLMQTFVWALVPAQPDPGAPFVIRETKVEGQSTGLAERVSRRLGGDGDLAIRQAATNIRLAISRVPQIWKDGHVSFGELWSLYSQYPYMPRLRDRSVLAEGVRDMPLIWQADAFALATGYDQTGGGRYVGLWLPDDKDKSAPASTDSMLLVRPDVAQMQRQHESQGPVGIPGPVPETTRDSGGDATPADSHIVVTPPPPGPPIILDLKTRFFGDKALNPDRYVVEFKNVAEEVVSYLRDSGAKVSVRIEIEATKHDGFEEALIRTVSENAATLKFDQWGFEDL